Proteins encoded by one window of Aliivibrio wodanis:
- the ccmF gene encoding cytochrome c-type biogenesis protein CcmF, translated as MIAEIGQFWLIATMVLSFVASISAIYGISRSQNSWATLIFPLSILSTLFCFLSVSALGYGFYIDDFSIRYIAEHSNSALPVFFKIAAIWGGHEGSLLFWVLTLALWAGLITLKRKTIQTEYVIRVLLVLNALIAIFSAFTLFASNPFIIYVNTPLEGRDLNPMLQDIGLIFHPPLLYLGYVGFAATFAFALAALMMKDVPQYWVKHARHWTLLAWSLLTVGISLGSWWAYYELGWGGWWFWDPVENASLLPWLTATALLHTLIANNQKNQLVKTSMILSLMTFCLSILGTFVVRSGVLTSVHAFAVDPTRGIILLLILFVVMLISLSLYVLKSRQLNSQPIRHFISRDFLFLLLAGLFSIATITVLLGTFYPMIFQIFGLGNISVGAPYFNLLFVPMAIVALFMMAVSVFANWEGKTTNANTKTIVISSLVSIVLGLGIYRVQYENIAVIPSLVWVLAFAVIIGSVWSLQQSKGKAIGMVIAHIGIAIVMIGAAMNSEHSFESSAKMEPGITAKLADYEIIYKETELLVASNYTAEQANLLISENGKEIAMVQPQRRHYQVRVMNMSEPAMHWFWHGDIYVTLGEKLKDGSFALRLQYKAYVRWIWFGSILMALGGVLAMIKRKSSKK; from the coding sequence ATGATTGCTGAAATAGGTCAATTTTGGTTAATAGCAACGATGGTGTTATCTTTTGTTGCTTCCATATCTGCTATATATGGAATATCACGTTCTCAGAATTCTTGGGCTACGTTAATTTTTCCTCTCTCGATTCTTAGTACTTTATTCTGTTTTCTTTCTGTGTCTGCATTGGGATATGGCTTCTATATTGATGATTTTTCTATTCGATATATTGCTGAACACTCTAACTCTGCATTACCTGTATTTTTTAAAATTGCCGCTATTTGGGGTGGTCATGAAGGGTCATTATTGTTTTGGGTATTAACTTTAGCACTATGGGCAGGGTTAATTACGCTAAAGAGAAAAACAATACAAACAGAGTACGTTATTCGAGTTTTATTAGTGCTTAATGCATTAATTGCTATTTTTTCAGCCTTTACTTTGTTTGCTTCAAATCCTTTCATTATTTACGTTAACACACCATTAGAAGGTCGAGATTTGAATCCAATGTTGCAAGATATTGGATTGATATTTCATCCACCATTATTGTATTTAGGTTATGTAGGTTTTGCCGCAACGTTTGCTTTTGCGCTTGCCGCATTAATGATGAAGGACGTACCGCAATATTGGGTAAAACACGCAAGACATTGGACACTACTAGCGTGGTCATTATTAACTGTAGGGATCAGTTTAGGCTCTTGGTGGGCATATTATGAACTTGGTTGGGGTGGTTGGTGGTTTTGGGATCCCGTTGAAAATGCGTCGTTATTGCCTTGGTTAACCGCAACGGCTTTACTGCATACCTTAATCGCGAATAATCAGAAAAACCAATTAGTAAAAACGTCAATGATCCTATCGTTAATGACGTTTTGTTTGAGTATTTTAGGCACCTTTGTCGTTCGATCTGGGGTATTAACTTCTGTCCATGCATTTGCAGTGGACCCAACGCGTGGGATCATTCTTCTTCTGATCTTGTTTGTAGTTATGTTGATCTCTTTGTCTCTGTATGTATTAAAAAGCAGACAGTTAAATAGTCAACCTATTCGTCATTTTATTAGTCGTGATTTTTTGTTTTTATTGTTAGCTGGTCTATTTTCAATCGCAACAATTACAGTGTTACTTGGCACATTCTATCCTATGATTTTCCAAATTTTCGGATTAGGAAATATCTCTGTTGGAGCGCCCTATTTCAATCTGTTATTTGTGCCAATGGCGATCGTTGCTTTGTTCATGATGGCCGTGTCGGTCTTTGCTAATTGGGAAGGAAAGACGACAAATGCAAATACTAAGACGATCGTTATTTCAAGCTTAGTTTCTATTGTGCTAGGACTCGGAATATATCGTGTTCAATATGAAAATATAGCAGTAATCCCTAGCTTGGTTTGGGTGTTGGCTTTCGCGGTAATAATAGGTTCGGTGTGGTCGCTGCAACAGTCTAAAGGCAAAGCGATAGGAATGGTTATCGCTCATATCGGTATTGCGATAGTGATGATTGGTGCGGCGATGAACAGTGAGCATTCTTTTGAAAGCAGTGCAAAAATGGAACCGGGTATTACAGCTAAACTCGCCGATTATGAGATCATTTATAAAGAAACCGAACTATTGGTTGCTTCAAATTACACCGCAGAACAAGCGAATTTATTGATCAGTGAAAATGGTAAAGAAATAGCCATGGTTCAGCCACAACGTCGTCATTATCAAGTTCGAGTAATGAACATGAGTGAACCTGCAATGCATTGGTTTTGGCATGGTGATATATACGTAACGTTAGGTGAAAAATTAAAAGACGGCAGTTTCGCATTACGTTTACAATATAAGGCATACGTTCGATGGATTTGGTTTGGTTCTATTTTGATGGCGCTAGGCGGGGTATTGGCAATGATAAAGCGAAAGAGTAGTAAGAAATGA
- the nrfD gene encoding cytochrome c-type biogenesis protein NrfD yields MSAWEAAFNFDSLVWDWIIAIYLFLAGMSAGAVMISIYLKRKVIEGDPAHNGIIKATAILAPFGIIAGLTILIFHLTKPLSFWKIMIFFNPTSVMSMGVILFQVYMVVLFAWIGVIFRKEIMAFLKGKFGFIDAILLKIEQFENALEVVLAVLAIMLAAYTGFLLSALQTYPMLNNPVLPILFLFSSLSSGAAACLLFGILGFGESSTSTSVKWIHNFERPVVLFELFVLVTFFTGLIFSGGQGEVAAWAAIGGGFWGTWFWVGVIGLGMVTPLALNAFAPKEVTHSKGFIFVVTSLSLIGVLMLRTFVLYAGQMTVV; encoded by the coding sequence ATGAGTGCATGGGAAGCTGCGTTTAATTTTGACTCCTTAGTTTGGGACTGGATCATCGCGATCTATCTTTTCTTAGCCGGTATGTCTGCTGGTGCCGTTATGATTTCAATTTATTTGAAGCGTAAAGTCATCGAAGGAGATCCTGCGCATAATGGCATCATTAAAGCCACGGCGATTTTAGCTCCATTTGGAATTATTGCTGGCTTAACTATTTTGATTTTCCATTTAACGAAACCGTTATCTTTTTGGAAAATAATGATCTTTTTTAACCCTACATCGGTAATGTCGATGGGGGTTATCTTGTTCCAAGTATATATGGTTGTTTTGTTTGCTTGGATAGGGGTTATTTTCAGAAAAGAAATCATGGCTTTCTTAAAAGGGAAGTTTGGTTTCATTGATGCAATTTTGCTTAAAATAGAACAGTTTGAGAATGCATTAGAAGTCGTCTTAGCGGTGTTAGCTATTATGCTTGCTGCTTATACTGGTTTCTTGTTATCTGCATTACAAACTTACCCAATGTTAAATAACCCAGTACTGCCGATTTTATTCTTGTTCTCAAGTTTATCTTCAGGTGCGGCGGCGTGTTTATTATTTGGTATTTTAGGTTTTGGGGAATCGAGCACAAGCACTTCAGTAAAGTGGATTCATAATTTCGAACGACCAGTTGTGCTGTTCGAGTTATTTGTTTTAGTTACGTTCTTTACTGGATTAATCTTCAGCGGAGGCCAAGGGGAAGTTGCCGCTTGGGCTGCGATTGGTGGTGGATTTTGGGGTACTTGGTTCTGGGTGGGTGTTATCGGCCTAGGAATGGTTACGCCATTAGCGCTAAATGCATTCGCACCTAAAGAAGTCACGCACAGCAAGGGATTCATTTTTGTAGTAACATCATTGAGTTTAATTGGTGTATTAATGCTGCGAACATTTGTTCTCTATGCAGGGCAAATGACCGTCGTATAA
- the nrfC gene encoding cytochrome c-type biogenesis protein NrfC, translating into MSCSRRNFLAGSGAVIFTTGVATTSLMSSKKTLAYSMEDGAKRYGMVHDETACIGCTACTEACREVNSVPEGVSRLEIIRSEPRGEFPDVDYRFTRKSCQHCENAPCVMVCPTGAAYKDETTGIVDVHNEKCVGCGYCLAACPYQVRFFNPVTKSADKCDFCRETNLAQGKQPACVESCPTKALIFGDLNDKNSEINAVLNNNPVYRDKVGLGTKPKLYKIPHQKGEI; encoded by the coding sequence ATGAGTTGTTCTAGACGAAATTTTTTAGCGGGTTCAGGTGCGGTTATCTTTACTACTGGAGTGGCGACTACCTCATTAATGAGCAGTAAAAAAACGCTGGCTTATTCGATGGAAGACGGCGCAAAACGCTATGGTATGGTGCATGATGAGACGGCCTGTATTGGTTGTACTGCCTGTACTGAAGCATGTCGAGAAGTGAACAGCGTGCCAGAAGGTGTTTCTCGATTAGAGATTATCCGTAGCGAACCGCGCGGAGAGTTCCCTGATGTCGATTACCGCTTTACTCGTAAATCATGCCAACATTGTGAAAATGCTCCGTGTGTAATGGTGTGTCCGACAGGCGCTGCTTATAAAGATGAAACAACAGGTATTGTTGATGTTCATAATGAGAAATGCGTAGGCTGTGGCTATTGTTTAGCGGCGTGTCCTTATCAAGTACGTTTCTTTAATCCTGTTACCAAATCAGCAGATAAATGTGATTTTTGTCGTGAGACGAATTTAGCTCAAGGCAAACAACCTGCGTGTGTTGAATCTTGCCCCACAAAAGCACTAATATTTGGTGATTTAAACGACAAAAATAGCGAGATTAATGCGGTACTGAATAATAATCCAGTTTATCGTGACAAAGTGGGTCTAGGTACTAAGCCTAAGCTATATAAGATCCCACATCAAAAAGGGGAGATTTAA
- the nrfB gene encoding cytochrome c-type protein NrfB precursor, protein MGKVNLAIATMLKLLFAFCLYGLSLNVAADESPQIEADSSTRHEVTLIRDRDYACTQCHKDEKETLKGSHGEDAFAILKRDVNCVECHKSIGPEHRDGAPQVTKYSAAQSKVGTEKVTLSFDEILQANSQCTDCHTSERLRDDSWTHDVHAKNLTCSSCHIVHGEKEAVLSFDHSSKIKMCVDCHADFNQKENKLGE, encoded by the coding sequence ATGGGCAAAGTTAATTTAGCCATAGCCACAATGTTGAAGCTACTCTTCGCATTTTGTCTCTATGGTTTGTCTCTCAATGTTGCTGCAGATGAATCGCCCCAAATAGAGGCTGACTCATCAACTCGACATGAAGTGACGTTAATTCGTGACCGAGACTACGCATGTACTCAATGTCATAAAGATGAAAAAGAAACACTCAAAGGTTCACACGGTGAAGATGCATTTGCCATTCTTAAACGTGATGTGAATTGTGTAGAGTGTCATAAATCAATTGGACCTGAACACCGAGATGGTGCACCTCAAGTTACCAAATATTCTGCGGCACAATCAAAAGTCGGCACGGAAAAAGTGACCCTCTCGTTTGATGAAATTTTACAAGCTAATAGCCAATGTACTGATTGTCATACCTCAGAAAGATTACGTGATGATAGCTGGACGCATGACGTTCACGCCAAAAACTTAACCTGCTCATCTTGTCATATTGTGCATGGAGAAAAAGAAGCGGTACTTTCTTTTGACCATTCATCAAAGATAAAGATGTGTGTTGATTGCCACGCTGATTTTAATCAGAAAGAAAATAAGCTAGGAGAATAG